The genomic interval TTTGCTTATAATATGATGGTTGAAGATGATCTATGGTAAAttagttgagtttttattttagaagactttattagttttaaaatttaatattttgagtgAATTTTATTAGTGTGtagttagttttggatgtaaaaAACTTATTATAGGTATTGAATTTGTAATTTTGATTCAAATGGTTGCTagatgaataaaaaaatatatgttagcattttaatttgtattttgatttttttttaaattttattttaagtgatgaataaattgtgatcatgtgtaaaatttaagtttgattacatattttaaataaatattagtgaTCATCTTTAATATTATAAATGATATTTATTAGCGTCATTATATATTGGGAGTGttttaaaatgactttaaaaattatattcctgactatttttattgtttttataataaattataagataTTTATAATTGTCAATATAAATGAATTTAGATGATATTTATATTTATCcttttttatgaaaataataagGTATATAAAAAGGTTCTTGAAACCTGATTCTTTTCTAACATTTGGTACTGTGGTTATATCTCTAAATTGACACACTTTTGAAATTCTCATTGATATTTTATAATGATATTACAAAAATATCAAAGGGCTTAACACAACATCACTTTATAGGATGATTAACAGTGATGTCATTAAAATTTTTGTTTCACTAAAAGTATATTATAAGAGTATTTATGTGTTCCTTCAAGAATATTATTTTTATAGATAAAGTCAACAGTTAAATCTATTATTGAGTATTATAAATGTCATAGGTATGATCATTATACATCATAATGttatattaatttgaaaaaaaataaaatgaagatCAAATTAGTTATAATAGTTATAACTATTATAGATCAAAATGTTATactaacttaaaaaataaaataaagatcaAACTTTGGTATGACATGCTAAAGGAGAAAGACATACTACGAAGATAGATAACAAAGATGAAAATATATTTATAGTTGTGAAAGGAGATAGATAACAAAGAtgaaaagagaaataaaatagcCAACGGAAGTaaaaaatgtatttttttttgtatgaataatatatcaaaaatttataaatatataatcctACTATTAAGAAAATTGTCATCAGTTGTGATGTTATATTTGATAAAAGCCACCTAGTCATATAATCAAAATGgtgttaaataattttttttataaatttcgatGATGATGAAAAAGTGCAACAATTTTCTATGTAGATTTGAAAGAAAGTATATTTATCAATCAACGATCATGTGAAATttgataataaatataaaatttataaatttaaaaaattctatatgGATTAAAATAAGTCCCATTATTTCTCGATATAATTGTATaggcatttatttttttaaaggaaGGATTTTAAAAAATGTCCTTAGGAATATACTCTTCACTAAGATTGAAAAATATTGACTtaatttacactaaaaataatacATTTATGTttgcaaattttaaaaattctatgatGGCAGCATTTGAAATGACGATCTTGGTATCATCATTATTTCTGTGATATTCAAGTGGTGCAAATTTCTCCTAAATTTTTTGTTTCTCAAAATCTTGTACAGGttttaaatgaaaaattgtaATCCTATAAACATTTCATCTGTTACACAAAGATATTAGAGAAAAGAAGATTGATGTCACATTTTACAAATAAATAATGAGGAGTTTAACATACTTGATAATAACAACAAAACATGATATAATATATGTTGTAAGTATGATTAATAGACACATATGTTGGGTTATTCTAAAAAAGATACATCCCTTAGTtgcaaagattttttttatatatttgcaTGATACTAAAGAATTTGGGCTATTCTAAAAAAGGGGAAAAGtcaatttattttgttttgcggATAGTGATTATTTATGAGATCTAaatgattaaaaaatatatatgaatatgTTTTTATGTTGGGACAAGAGTTATTTCATGGTCATCGAAGAAACAATCTATTGGTACATATTATATCCACTGAAGTTGAGTTTTTTGTTATAATATCTTGTGCTTGTAAAGCTATTTTACTAaagaaaatctttaaaaaaatatattttgaggaGGATGGATCTCCTCAGATTTATTGTGGCAATATTTCAACAATAAAGTTTTCTAAAAATTTAGCATACATGGTCAAACTAAATACATAGATGTGAGATACTATTTCATAAGGAATTTCATAAATGTTGAATCATTAATTTTGGGTATTGTAGAAGCAAGAATGAAATTGCTAATATATTAGTCAAagtcttttaaattttctatatttCAAAAGCTCAAACAACTAGTTGGTATTTACCAACtagatgaaattttaaaatttgaacacTTATTAAATTGATTATTACATCAATTTAAAGAAGAGattattgataaaatttaatGTCAGTGATGTAGTGGATACATGAGTTGACAAAGGAAATTATCATGTGTTAATTAGTGGTGAAATAATGGAGTTAGTGGATGAGGGATAATGAGATAATAGTTAAATTGTGGAGTTAGTGGTTAATATTAGGTGTACAGATGAATCAAGTCGCTCATGAATAGATCATGAGTGGCTTGGTCAAAATTCGACTCGAGCTCTAAGTTGATTAAGCTCAAGCTAAGCTCGAGTCGTCTTGATTAGAAATCGAACCGAGTTTGAGCCTAATTATTACTGACTCGATAGTTTATCGAGCTAGTAATAatagatatttttataatatataatatattaatttatttattaaaaaataattaaaaaataaaaaaattaagcttTAGCTCGAGCTCAATCTCAACTCTATGGGCTCGAGCGAGCTCGAGCTTGAGCCAGTATAAATCGAGCCAAGCTTAACCTAGGCTAACTTGAGCTTAGTTCGATTCGTTTAACATCCTAGTTAATATAATCAAGTCAATGGAGTATAATTAAGTGTTACtaaattagtaatttttatattAACTTATAAATAGACGATTTATTATGaatgaattatatttaaaattattttatcctCCGTGTCTATCCTCCATCTTTTACTATTGTGTAAAACTTTCGGATTTTATAACACAAGCTAGCCAACTGTAGGTACCCTTCTAATTATGATCGCATTGTTTAATCcgtttaaacttaaatataattctTTTAATAGATCTCTTAGAAATCTAATGAGGCCCAAAATAATTACATGAAGCGTTTCTTTTAAGCAACGGACTTGGAAATTTGTTATGAATGCCTGCGGCGTTAACGACGAAGATTTAATGAATACCCACATCACTGCCATGGCCAGCTGGAATTTGTAAGCAATCTGGTTGGAGATCCAACCATTTTTAATAATCCAATACCTTTTTAATAATCCATCATAAAGAAAGACCGGAAGCGGGAGTCATCGTCCtgcaaattatttatttatttattgcttctcttttccttctcctccaagctgCTAGCCAGATCCACACCCAACAACTTGTGCATCCTTAATTCATCCGGAGCTATGGAAGCAGCTTTAGTAACTGCTGCGTCTCGCTTCATGGTCCAGAATGTGTCAGATCTCCTCCAACTCGACGAGAAACTCAAGGCAATAACTGCAAGTAACAAAAcgaagatgaagaagctcaaggagTTGTCCGCGATCATTGACGCGGTGATCCAAGATGTTGACTCCCGCCCTTTTATTGATGCTGCTGTGAAGATCTTGCTGACGAAGCTCAAATACTTGGCCTACGATCTCGAGGATGTTGTGGATTACTATGACACCACAGTCTTGCAGAAGAAGCAGAGATCAAACAGTACTTCTTTAAGGCTGGTGCGTGATTTCTTCTCTCCTAATAATCAAGTTGTTTTTAAGAGTAGGATAGGTGGCATGATAAAAGCTATAACAGAAAGTCTGGATTCTATTTTGCTGCAAAAGTCCGTTCTTCTCGATTTGCCACAAAGCACGTCGGAACCACGTCTCTACAGAGAGACCCACTCCCGCAATAGCTTTGTTGTTATAGGGAGAGAACCAGAGAGGAATAAGATTGTCGACTTGTTAAcaaaggatgatgatgatgaaagcAACCATGGCACAGTGAAGGTCATTGCCATTGCTGGGATGGGTGGCTTGGGGAAGACTACACTTGCTCAGCATGTTTTCGATGATGAGAGGGTGAAAGCTCAGTTTGAAAATTCAAGAATGTGGACAGTTGTTGGGGCTGAATTTGACCCTGCAAAGGTAATGAAATCTGTTTTAGAAGCAGCTACTGATGCACCAGTCAACATCTCACAAATAGATTCAGTGAGACAGAACATAGAAAAAGCACTATCTGGGAGGAAATTTCTGCTCGTTCTTGATGATGTCTGGAATGAAGATCCATTAAAGTGGGGCATACTAAAAGCAGCCTTGACATGTGGGGTGAGGGGAAGCAAAATTTTGGTGACAACCCGTAACCAACAGGTGTCTAAAATTATGGGCTCATCCAATACCACCCACCAATTACAACAGTTGTCCCAAGATGATTGTCTGTCCTTGTTTCAACAATTTGCTTTTGGAGACGAAGCAGTGGATCAAAAGCTGGTGAAAATTGGTGAAAAGATTGTTGAGAAATGTGGCGGTGTGCCCTTGGCTGCCATATCTCTTGGTAACATGCTCCGTGGCACTCGAGATGAGACTTATTGGTCCTCAGTATTGAAGAGTGAAATATGGCAACTCCGAGATGAGGAAGATAAAGTGTTAGCTATACTAAAGTTGAGCTATGACGCTCTCCCCCCACGGTCAAAGAAGTGTTTTGCATTTGCCTCCCTATTCTCAAAAAATTATAAGATGGCAAAGGATGAACTCATAAAACTATGGATAGCAAATGATTTTGTACGCTCGGACAAGAATTTTGATGCTGAAACAATTGGCAACAACGTCTTTGATGAACTTGTAAATAAGTCGTTCTTTCTCTCAGCATCTATTAGGAAGCGTAATTATAGAGATTTTTCCTGGGaaccttccaatgagcttgattGTGAAGATGCTTGCACAATGCATGATTTGATGCATGATCTGGCACGATCAGTATCTGCAAATGCATATTGGAATTCTGATCAAGACTCGGTGGAAGATGTTGGAAACAGAACATATCATGTGCAAATACAAGGAGGAGAGGAATCAAGCATGGCTCAGGTCTTAGGCAAGAGACCATTGTACTTGCGCACCTTTATGGCCCAAAATCCATCATCAGGTTTGAGTATCAATCTGCTTGAAGTCTTCTCAGAACTGAAATTTTTGCGGGTGTTAGATTTAAGTTACAATCACATCAAAGAGGTGCCGACGTCAATAGGAAATCTGATACTTTTGAGGTACCTCAACTTATCTAACAATAATATTGAAGTTCTACCCGACTCCATAACCCTTCTCTCCAATTTACAGTATCTCAATCTCAGTTTCAATGAGGAATTTCAAGAGCTACCAAAAAAGTTAGGGAATATTCAAAACCTTCGGGATCTTGATTTAACATGTGGTTTTTTTGAAAGTGATTTTAGATTGACACACATGCCTAGTGGATTATCTCGACTTACTAATCTTCGAAGTTTAAGTCTCTTTGTTGCTGGGGACAGAATTGGTGCATGCTCAATTATAGAGCTTGAGGATTTGAAGCTTCAAGGAGGAATGACAattaaattttccaaaaattttacaaattaTTCTTGTGGTGGAAGAAAAATCTTGAAGAATCAAGATCTTAATGCACTGTGGATCGAGTTTAATAATTCAGACAGATATGACAAGGACATGTTGGATGATCTTTGTCCCAACACGAGTTTAAAGCAGTTAACCATATCCAACTATGGGAGTCCACAATTTCCAACATGGTTGATGGAGTCACAATTGCCAAATTTGGTTGAAGTTAACCTTCAAAAATGCTTCAGTTGTGAACATATTCCTCCGTTTGGAAATCTGCAGTTTCTTAAGAAGCTTGACTTAAAGTTTATCAGTGACATCACACATATGGGTGCTGAGTTCCATGGGTACGGAGGATTTCCTTCCCTTCAAGAACTCTGCTTGTCTTCGATGGATAATTTAGAGGAATGGTCAGAGTCTCATGGTGTCGATGAGTTGTTCCCTAAACTGCAGCTGCTGCAGGTTTTCGATTGTTTCAAATTGAAAAGTATGCCGAGACTTCCTACAATCCAACACCTTGATATATCATACTGTAGTGGGAGCCTACTCTCATGTATTGGAAGGCTAACTTCTCTTTCTG from Zingiber officinale cultivar Zhangliang chromosome 6B, Zo_v1.1, whole genome shotgun sequence carries:
- the LOC121989534 gene encoding putative disease resistance protein RGA1; amino-acid sequence: MEAALVTAASRFMVQNVSDLLQLDEKLKAITASNKTKMKKLKELSAIIDAVIQDVDSRPFIDAAVKILLTKLKYLAYDLEDVVDYYDTTVLQKKQRSNSTSLRLVRDFFSPNNQVVFKSRIGGMIKAITESLDSILLQKSVLLDLPQSTSEPRLYRETHSRNSFVVIGREPERNKIVDLLTKDDDDESNHGTVKVIAIAGMGGLGKTTLAQHVFDDERVKAQFENSRMWTVVGAEFDPAKVMKSVLEAATDAPVNISQIDSVRQNIEKALSGRKFLLVLDDVWNEDPLKWGILKAALTCGVRGSKILVTTRNQQVSKIMGSSNTTHQLQQLSQDDCLSLFQQFAFGDEAVDQKLVKIGEKIVEKCGGVPLAAISLGNMLRGTRDETYWSSVLKSEIWQLRDEEDKVLAILKLSYDALPPRSKKCFAFASLFSKNYKMAKDELIKLWIANDFVRSDKNFDAETIGNNVFDELVNKSFFLSASIRKRNYRDFSWEPSNELDCEDACTMHDLMHDLARSVSANAYWNSDQDSVEDVGNRTYHVQIQGGEESSMAQVLGKRPLYLRTFMAQNPSSGLSINLLEVFSELKFLRVLDLSYNHIKEVPTSIGNLILLRYLNLSNNNIEVLPDSITLLSNLQYLNLSFNEEFQELPKKLGNIQNLRDLDLTCGFFESDFRLTHMPSGLSRLTNLRSLSLFVAGDRIGACSIIELEDLKLQGGMTIKFSKNFTNYSCGGRKILKNQDLNALWIEFNNSDRYDKDMLDDLCPNTSLKQLTISNYGSPQFPTWLMESQLPNLVEVNLQKCFSCEHIPPFGNLQFLKKLDLKFISDITHMGAEFHGYGGFPSLQELCLSSMDNLEEWSESHGVDELFPKLQLLQVFDCFKLKSMPRLPTIQHLDISYCSGSLLSCIGRLTSLSVLSVDGMNDMTSLPSDCIRNLTSLKELEIINCRQLQSLPGDEMQHLEMLRSLTIDNCDNLASFPSEVGRLSSLCSLQLSNCPIIILQPQELIQILNSVDEFEIEICNKKVNLLGQLQYLHTLKDLSLCGAHDHRSDNFTFRIPKLSICCCDELKSLMIAEAASHTVLEGICINGISNLTTLPDWLPHLKSLRSLTIEKCPRLERVPRDLKDLPKLSELILINCPRLEERCERETGEDWPIISHLLTIFI